One window of the Colletotrichum destructivum chromosome 4, complete sequence genome contains the following:
- a CDS encoding Putative U4/U6 small nuclear ribonucleoprotein Prp3: MDRRPDSTGLGPRHDPNSRVTKPESAADKMAALKARVAAAIGGTKAKGGLNVGLHPVLEGLGQAKPPGRTGDAKPSVSRSQFESSSATASSYRMPDKPGRGRDGPQSNPYFNEQLAAQPAGGKQRQARPLHFHPKGKFIQQAAALRRQAALEEMKKRIAAQTRKAGIEDELDMEKNLVVEPPPDIEWFDEGLVDGTYDNIGDEARLKINKEDTIVTEYIQHPVALEPPQEKNAPAVKPMYLTSKEQKKLRRQRRMAELKEQQAKIRLGLVPAPPPKVKKSNMMRVYADSAVKDPTAVENLVNRQIAERQQNHLQTNEERKLTKEEKHDKLATNQEKDAAKGIHVLVFKINSLANGQHRFKIQKNAEQHALTGICIMHPKMNLVIVEGGEHSIRKYKRLMLDRIDWTENTPSREGNTQQQMREWLVAENEKGDLKDMSHNECKLVFEGEEKTRAFRKWGNKVCESDAEAKDALTRAKMENFWALAKTM, encoded by the coding sequence ATGGACCGCCGGCCAGACTCGACGGGCCTTGGGCCCCGTCATGACCCGAACTCCCGCGTTACCAAGCCCGAATCGGCCGCCGATAAAATGGCTGCTCTCAAAGCAAGAGTCGCAGCGGCGATAGGAGGTACCAAGGCAAAGGGAGGTCTCAATGTCGGGTTGCACCCAGTCcttgagggcctcggccaagcAAAGCCTCCAGGCAGAACAGGCGATGCGAAGCCATCAGTTAGCCGGTCGCAGTTTGAATCCAGTTCTGCTACTGCGTCTAGCTACAGGATGCCAGACAAGCCAGGGCGCGGCCGCGACGGACCGCAATCGAACCCGTATTTCAACGAGCAACTAGCAGCACAGCCCGCAGGCGGAAAACAACGACAAGCCCGGCCGCTACACTTTCACCCCAAGGGCAAATTCATCCAGCAGGCTGCCGCGCTGCGGCGACAGGCTGCCTTGGAGGAAATGAAAAAGCGGATTGCGGCACAGACCAGGAAGGCTGGGATCGAGGATGAGCTGGACATGGAGAAGAATCTCGTTGTCGAACCGCCTCCAGATATCGAATGGTTTGACGAAGGGCTGGTAGATGGCACGTACGACAACATCGGGGACGAGGCCCGCCTCAAGATCAACAAGGAAGACACTATTGTCACCGAATACATCCAGCACCCCGTCGCGCTGGAGCCACCACAAGAGAAGAACGCACCAGCAGTGAAGCCGATGTATCTGACATCAAAGGAGCAGAAAAAGCTCAGGAGACAGAGGAGAATGGCGGAGCTCAAGGAACAGCAGGCAAAGATCAGGCTTGGACTAGTCCCAGCACCACCTCCCAAGGTCAAGAAGAGCAATATGATGCGTGTATACGCAGATTCGGCAGTGAAGGATCCGACGGCTGTGGAAAACCTCGTCAACCGGCAGATTGCGGAACGCCAGCAGAACCACCTGCAGACTAATGAGGAGCGCAAGCTCAccaaggaagagaagcaCGACAAGCTCGCCACAAACCAAGAAAAGGATGCCGCCAAGGGTATCCATGTTTTGGTCTTCAAGATCAACAGTCTCGCGAACGGCCAACACCGATTCAAGATTCAAAAGAACGCCGAGCAGCACGCGCTCACGGGGATCTGCATCATGCACCCCAAGATGAACCTTGTCATTGTAGAAGGGGGCGAGCACAGCATACGCAAGTATAAAAGGCTCATGTTGGACCGTATCGACTGGACGGAGAACACGCCGTCTCGAGAGGGCAACACACAGCAGCAGATGCGCGAATGGTTGGTGGCGGAGAATGAGAAGGGAGACCTCAAGGACATGTCGCACAACGAGTGCAAGCTAGTGTttgagggcgaggagaagacgagggcCTTTCGCAAATGGGGAAACAAGGTGTGCGAATCCGATGCAGAGGCCAAGGACGCGTTGACTCGGGCCAAGATGGAAAATTTTTGGGCGCTCGCGAAGACTATGTAA